The sequence GGCGCGCGCAACGCCGCCGACCTGGTCCGTATCGTCCTCTCGCACGAATAGAGGTCCGGCCCCGCACGCGGCGCTTCCGTATTCCGCCGTAGTTTCGTCGCCGCCCCAAGGGTCTATAGTCGCGCGACTGCGGCCCATGGGGGACGCGCTTCGGGGCTGCCAGGGCGGCGGGATTAAGACGGTGACTATCCATATCGTCGAAGACGATCCGGGAGTGGGCGATTCGCTTGCCCTGCTGCTTGGGGAAATCGGGCATCAGGTCGAGGTGTATCCTGACGCCGAGAGTTTCTTCGAGCATGTGCCTCCCGGGTCTCAGGATATTGTGATCGTTGACCTCGGCCTGCCGGGAGTGAGCGGGGTCCAGCTTATCCGCTGGGTCGCCCGTCTGACGTCGCCTCCGCGTGTCATCGCCATCACCGGCCAGTCGCGCCGCGCCATCGCAGAGCTGTTCGGCGATGATCTGCCGCCTGTACTTTTACGCAAGCCACTGACCGAAGAAGCTCTCGTCGCGCTTTTGTAAAGTTGCCGAGGCGCTTGTTTTTGTGCGCGCTGATGCGTTGTTTTGCCACGCTAGGTAATAGGTCGTACGAAGACCACCGAATTTCGGTCCCCCAACTTCGCTTCTAGACTTTGCGGCGTTGACGGAGAGGCGCATCGGACGGGATGCGGCTCCGGTTCGCAGGGCCAGGGGCCCGCGGCCGATTTTCATCCGCCAATGCCGAATTGGCAGGAGGAGGGGGCAATGGCCTACCTGGAACGTACGTCCGAGACGATGGGGCATGGAGCGGTCGCGGCGCGCAGCACGCGCGAAGCCGTGGAGACCCCGCAGGCGCGCACCCAGCGCCATGACCAGCATCACGTGATCTTCTACGAGGGCGATGCCGCCGAGCGGATCTACGAGCTGCAGGACGGCATCATCATGCTCTACAAGCTCCTGCCCGACGGGCGTCGCCAGGTCGTGGAGATCCTGACCCGCGGCATGATCTTCGGGACCGCCGGCGGACCGCGCTATGACGTCTCCGCCGAGACGCTGACGCCCGTGCGCCTTCTGGTCCACGAGCGCCGCGAGGTCGATGCCTCCGCCGTTCTTCAGGGCCACGTCGCCAGGTGCCTGATGGCCCAGATGGAAGGCCTGCACGAGCACGCCATGCTGCTCGGCCGCAAGTCGGCGATGGAGCGTGTCGCCAGCTACTTCATGCGCATGGTGCCGAACCGCGGCGGCGAGGGCTGCGCGGGTCCGGCTTCCGATACCTGCGACCCGCACAATCTGGTGCTGAACATGACCCGCCAGGAGATCGCCGACTATCTTGGCCTCACCATCGAGACCGTAAGCCGGGTGATTTCCGAACTGAAGCGGCGCGGTGTGATCCGTCTGGAGCGTCAGGACCGTATTCATGTGACGCGCGTCTGCGGTCTCTGCCAGCTGACGGGCATTCACTGAGCTGCGGTTTGCCGGCGGGAAATGGTCCCGCCGCCAGGCATTCCCTTTACTTCTGCATCAACCTTCCGACCCCGGGCCATATCGGTCCGGGGTTTCTTTTTGCCCTTGCTGCCTCACACGGCAACGGAATGGCGGGCAACGCCGCGTTGCAGATAGATGTCGAAGGCGGCGGCTGCGATACGTGCATAGGGGGCCCCGCGCGGGGTGACCTCGATCCGGCTGCCGTCCATCGTCACGAGCCCGTCGCCGATCATCTCGGCAAGGTCGGCAATGCTGGCGGAAAAATGCGCCAGCGGCAGCCCGTGGGCGGCGGCGATGGCGCCGACGTCGGCCGCGTGCTCCGTCATCAGCTGTTCGATGATCTCGGCCCGTGCCCGGTCGTCGGCATCCAGTGCGATGCCGCGCGCGACCGGCAGCAAGCCGTCGCTGATCGCCCGGCTCCAGCCGCCGGTATCGGGCATGTTCTGCACATAGCCCTGCGGCAGCTTGCCGATGGAGGAGGCACCGAACCCGATCAGCGTGTCGGCCGTGTCGGTCGTATAGCCCTGGAAGTTGCGCCGCAGCCGCCCGGCATCGAGCGCCAGCGCCATGTCGTCATCCGGCATGGCGAAATGATCGAGGCCGATGGCCCGGTAGCCGGCATCCAGCAGCTTCTCGCGCGCATGGTCCGCCATGGCGATCCGCTCGGCCGCATTGGGCAGCCGGCTTTCATCGATCAGCCGCTGGTGCTTCTTCATCCAGGGCACATGGGCATAGCCGAACAGGGCGATGCGTCCGGGCGCGAGCGCCTGCGTCAACCGGATTGTCTCGGTTATCGTTTCCAGCGTCTGGAAGGGCAGGCCGTACATCAGGTCGAAATTGAGCGCATCGATGCCAACGGCACGCAGCCGCTCCACCGCCTGCGCCACCTGCTCGTAGGGCTGCACCCGGCCGATGGCCTTCTGCACCACCGGATCGAAATCCTGCACGCCGAGGCTCGCACGGGTGATCCCGGCCTCGCGCAGCGTCTCGGCAAGGTCCGGTGTCACCGTGCGCGGATCCAGCTCGATGGCATGTTCATGCGCAGGCGAGAAGGAGAAGTGCTTGTGCAGCCGCTCGACCACGGACAGGAATTGCGGCCGCGGCAGGAGGCTCGGTGTGCCCCCGCCCCAGTGGATGTGCACCGCCTGCATGCGGTCCGGCAGCCTGGCCGCGACCAGGTCGATTTCTGCCAGCAGCGCATCCGTATAGTCGAGCAGCGGCTCGTCGCGGCGCGCCGCCTTGGTGTGGCAGCCGCAATAGTTGCAGATCACCCGGCAATAGGGGACGTGCAGGTAGAGCGAGAGCGGCTCATCTGCGGGCAGTCCCGCCAGCCAGTTGCCATAGGTCGCCCCTGTCACGCCAGCATGGAAATGCGGCGCAGTCGGGTAGCTGGTGTAGCGCGGCACGGAGCGTGTCGCATAGCGTTGGTCGAGATCGGTCATGAGGCGAGAATGCCTACTTTGCCGATCACGAACCTTGATCCTGCTCAACCTCCGCAAAATCAGCCGCTGCATAGCAGATCCCCGTAAAATGCATGGCAGATCGCCGCTTTTCTTGATCTATTGCCTTGGCAACCCACCTCTTTCCGGCCCTTTGGGGGCTTCGGCGGATCTTCATGCCCTCACTCAGGCAAGCTCTTTTGACGCTGGCGATCGGTGCCCTCGGCGGCGGTGTGTTCCAGTTGGCCGGGCTGCCTGCGGCCTGGCTCGCGGGAGCAATGGTCGCGACGGCCATCGCGGTCCTGTCCGGTGTCTCCTGTGCGATTCCCGACCGCTTGCGCGACATGCTGTTCGTCGTGCTCGGCCTGACCATGGGCGCGGGCGTCACGCCGGAGACGGTGGAGCGGATCGGCGAATGGCCAGTCACCATGCTGCTGGTGCTGGTCTCGGTCGCCGCCGTGCTCGGCGCGACCTTCCTGTTCCAGCGCAAGGTTGCCGGCTGGGACCGCGACACCGCCTATTTCGCTGCGATACCTGGCGCCTTGTCCTACGTGATGATCCTGTCGCTGTCCTATCCGCGCGCGGACACGATGCGGGTGGCCGTGGCCCAGACGCTGCGGGTGTTCATTCTGGTCTCCCTGCTGCCGCCGATCATCGCCGGCAGCGAGCCGGAGGTCGTCGCAGTGGTTCCGGCCGTGCCGATCGAACTCCTGCCGCTGGCTCTCGTCGCCGCGGCCGGGCTTGTCTCGGGCTACCTGTTCCAGCGCGCCGGCGTTCCCGCCGGATGGCTCACCGGCCCCTTCTTCGTCAGCGCCGCTCTCAATGCCAGCGGCATCGTCGCGGTCCACTTGCCCGAATGGCTGACGATCCCCGCCCTTGTCGGGCTCGGCTGCATTATCGGTTGCCGGTTCACCAACATTTCGCTGCGCGACATGCTGCGGCTTCTTCTGGTCAGTCTGGGGGCCTTTGCCGTGGGCATGAGCATCGCCGTGGCGATCTCGCTGTTCGCCTCGAGCCTGCTCGGCCTGCCGCTCGGACAGCTGCTGCTGGCCTATGCGCCGGGCGGGCTGGAGGCGATGACGCTGCTCGCCTACCTGCTCGACCTCGACCCGGCTTTCGTTGCCGCGCACCAGCTAGCCCGTTATTTCGGGATGGTTCTGCTTCTTCCCTTCGCGACCCGGCAAATCCTGGGGCCGCCCAAACGGGTGGTCTGACGCCGTCAGCCGCTCGCCGGGCACTCTTCGGCCAGCAGCGCGTAGACGAACTCGTCGCCCCATCGCCCGTCGTGCCGGTCGTTCTGCCGGAAATGCGCTTCGCGCCTCAGCCCGAGCCGCTCGGCCACCTTCACCGAGCCGTGGTTCTGCGCGTCGATCCGCGCGAAGATCCGGTGAAAGCCGATGTTCTCGAAACCGGCCCGCAGCACCTCGCCGGCCGCTTCCGTCGCATAGCCCGCTCCCGCGTGGGCAGGATCGAAGATATAGCCGAGCTCGCCCTGCAGCGCGGCGGTGCTTGCGACCTTCAGAAGAACTTCGCCGAGCACGCAGCCGTCCTGGCTGCGCTCCACCGCCAGCGTCATCGTCGCTCCGTCCTTCGACAGATCCGGCTGCTGTGCCCCTTCGAACTGCTGCCGCAGCTCATCTGCCTCCGGCGGGAAGCTGTAGAGGAAGCGGTAAACGTCGCTGCGCCCGTGATAGGCGGCATAGGCATCGTAGTCGCGGTCTTCGAAAGGTCTCAGGATCAGGCGGGCGGTGCGAAGGGGAAGCGAAGGCAGGGAAAGCGTCATTGCAACCTGGGGTGAATCAGGGGGGAGGGCGCGTGTAAAGGCGAGTCGGAAGCGGGGAAGTGGGGAGCGCGATCGCACTCTTCAAGAGCGCCAGGCTGTGGGGAAGTCGCGAAAAGGCGCCTGAAGGCCGGTTAAACTCAGAAAAAGCCAAAACAAATCGTCGCAGCCGTGCTTTTGCGGATGTTCCCGACCGCGCTTTGCCGCAAGCTGTCTTGACCTGGATCAAGGCGTCGAACAGCCGATCGGCCATACCTGCGCCTTGACCCTGCGGGGTTTGGATCACCAAGAGACTCGGGGCGCCCACCAATGGCTCAAGCTCAAGCCAAGTACATTACGATGGAGGAAGGCTTCTTCGCCGTATTCCTCGTCGTGATCGCCTTCGCCTGCCTCATCATCGCCGGTAAGACGTATGATCAGGTCATGGCTTTTCACACCGCTATCGGCTCGCTCGCTGCGGCTGCCGGCGCCTTCATCATCTTCCGGAACTATTTCGAGGACCGGGTCCCGGCGCCGCAGGAAATCGACGGCAAGCCGAACTACAACCTGGGTCCGATCAAGTTCGGCGCCTGGGCGGCCGTGTTCTGGGGCGTCGCCGGCTTCACGGTCGGCCTGATCATCGCCCTGCAGCTCGCCTATCCGGCGCTGAACTTCGACCTGCCCTGGACGAGTTTCGGCCGGCTGCGCCCGCTGCACACTTCGGCCGTGATCTTCGCCTTCGGCGGCAACGTGCTGCTCGCCACGTCCTTCTACGTGGTCCAGCGCACCAGCCGCGCCCGCATGCCGGGCACGATCGCTCCCTGGTTCGTCATCCTCGGATACAACCTCTTCATCGTCATCGCCGGTACGGGCTACCTGCTCGGCGCGACGCAGTCGAAGGAGTATGCGGAGCCGGAGTGGTACGCCGATCTGTGGCTGACCATCGTCTGGGTGGCGTATCTCCTCGTCTTCCTCGGCACGCTGTGGAAGCGCAAGGAGCCGCACATCTACGTGGCGAACTGGTTCTACCTCGCCTTCATCATCACCATCGCGATGCTGCACATCATCAACAACCTGACGGTGCCGGTATCGGTGTTCGGGACCAAGTCCTACATCCTGTGGGCGGGCGTTCAGGACGCGATGGTGCAGTGGTGGTACGGCCATAACGCGGTCGGCTTCTTCCTGACCGCCGGCTTCCTGGCCATCATGTACTACTTCGTGCCCAAGCGCGCCGAGCGGCCGGTCTACTCATACCGCCTGTCGATCGTGCACTTCTGGGCGCTGATCTTCCTGTACATCTGGGCCGGTCCCCACCACCTCCACTACACGGCTCTGCCGCAGTGGGCCTCGACGCTGGGTGCCACCTTCTCGATCATCCTGTGGATGCCTTCCTGGGGCGGCATGATCAACGGCCTGATGACCCTGTCGGGTGCATGGGACAAGCTGCGGACCGATCCGGTGCTGCGCATGATGGTCGTCTCCATCGCCTTCTACGGCATGTCGACCTTCGAAGGCCCGCTGATGAGCCTGCGTTCCGTCAACTCGCTGTCGCACTACACGGACTGGACCATCGGTCACGTCCACTCGGGTGCGCTCGGCTGGGTCGGCTACATCTCCTTCGGCGCCCTCTACTGCCTGATCCCCTGGCTGTGGAACAAGAAGCAGGTCTACTCGCTGAAGCTGGTGAACTGGCACTTCTGGATCTCCACCATCGGCATCGTGCTCTACATCTGCGCGATGTGGGTGTCGGGCATCATGCAGGGCCTGATGTGGCGCGCCTATGATGCCATGGGTTTCCTCGAGTACTCGTTCATCGAGACCGTCGAAGCCATGCATCCCTTCTATGTCATCCGTGCCCTGGGCGGCGCCCTGTTCGTCGCAGGCTCGCTGATCATGGCCTACAACCTTTGGATGACCGTGCGGCATGGCGAGGCTGAAGAAGCCGAAGCCCTTCCCGCCGGCGCCATGGCTCCGGCCGAGTAAGGGGAGAGCAAAATGTCCCTTTGGAACAAACACGAAATCTTCGAGAAGCACTCCCTGATTCTCGTCATCGGCATCCTGATCGTGGTCTCCATCGGCGGCCTGGTCGAGATCGCCCCGCTCTTCTACCTGAAGAGCACGATCGAGAAGGTGGAGGGCATGCGTCCCTACACCCCGCTGGAACTGGCGGGCCGCAACATCTACATCCGCGAGGGCTGCTATCTCTGCCACTCGCAGATGGTGCGCCCGATGCGCGACGAACTGGAGCGTTACGGCCACTTCAGCCTGGCGGCCGAGAGCATGTATGACCACCCCTTCCAGTGGGGCTCCAAGCGTACCGGTCCGGACCTTGCCCGCGTCGGCGGAAAGTACTCCGACGAGTGGCATCGCGACCACCTGGCCGATCCGCGCTCGGTGGTGCCGGAATCGATCATGCCCGGCTATCCGTTCCTGCTCGAGGCGAAGGTGGAGACCCGCGGCATCGCGGATCACCTGAAGGCGAACCGTGCCGTCGGCGTTCCCTATGACGAGACCCAGGTCTCCGAGGCCGCCGCCGACATGATCGCCCAGGCTTCGCCCGACAGTGCGGCCGTGGACGGGTTCCTGGAGCGCTATCCGAACGCGATCGTCCGCGATTTCGACGGCGATCCGAGCAAGGTGACGGAGATGGACGCGCTGGTCGCCTATCTCCAGATGCTCGGCACGCTGGTCGACTTCTCGATCTACGACAACAAGGCCAACCTGCGCTGAGGAGGCGGTGATGAACGAGAGTTACGAGGCCGCCGCCAGCTTCGCCCAGACGTGGGGACTGGTCTATTTCGTGGTGCTTTTCGCAGGCGTGGTCGCCTATGCGCTCTGGCCGAGAAACGCCAAGCGCTTCGACGACGCGGCACAGATCCCCTTGCGGGAGGATTGAGACATGGCTGACGGGTACAAGAAGGAGGTCGACCACATCTCCGGCGTCGAGACGACCGGACACGAGTGGGACGGCCTGAAGGAACTGAACAATCCGCTGCCGAAGTGGTGGCTCTACATCTTCTACGCCACGATCGTGTGGTCCATCGGCTACTGGGTGGTCTATCCGTCCTGGCCGCTGGTCTCCAGCTACACGGCCGGCGTTCTCGGCGACAGCCAGCGCGCCAATGCGCTGGCCGCGTACGAGGCCGGGATGGCGGAGCGGGCGCAGATCGGCGAGACGCTGGTCAATGCCTCGCTCGAGGAGATCGAGTCCACCCAGTCGCTGCTGGAGTTCGCCATGGCCAACGGCCGTGCCGCCTTCGGCGACAACTGCGCCGCCTGCCACGGCACCGGCGCGCTGGGTGCGACCGGCTATCCGAACCTGCAGGACGACAACTGGATCTGGGGCGGCTCGCTGGAGGAAATCCACCAGACGCTGCAATACGGCATCCGCTCGGGTCATGACGAGACGCGCATGGGCGACATGCCCTCCTTCGGCGCCGACGGCATGCTCGACAAGGAGCAGATCACCCAGGTGGCAAACTTCGTCGGCAGCCGTGCGGGCCTCGAGCCGGAAGCGGGCGTCGACCTTGCCGCCGGCGAGCAGGTCTATGTCGAGAACTGCGCCGCCTGTCACGGCGACGACCTGAAGGGGATGAAGGAGGTCGGTGCTCCCAATCTGACCGCCAACAACTACCTCTATGGCAAGTCGGTCGACGCGATCCGCGCGCAGGTGACCAACGCCCGCAACAGCGTCATGCCGGCCTGGGCCCCGCGCCTCGATCCGGCGACGGTGAAGTCGCTGGCGGTCTACGTCCACGCCCTGGGCGGCGGCAATTGATCCGCTGACCGACCGGAAGACACACGGAAAGGCGCCCTTCGGGGCGCCTTTTTTCGTTTACGACGCGGATTCAGCGCTTTTCTGCCTCCGGCGGGTTGCACCTGCCTTGCATCTTTGCCCAACATGGCGGGTGTCCCGCTACCACAGTCGCTGTCAGGCGGGACGACGGGGTGGGGGACTGATGCGATATTCGTGTGCCGGGCTTGCGGCATTGGCGATGCTTGCCCCGGCTGGACAGGCGCAGGCAACGGACCAGCTCGCCGTCTTCCAGGAGCAGT comes from Stappia sp. 28M-7 and encodes:
- a CDS encoding response regulator codes for the protein MTIHIVEDDPGVGDSLALLLGEIGHQVEVYPDAESFFEHVPPGSQDIVIVDLGLPGVSGVQLIRWVARLTSPPRVIAITGQSRRAIAELFGDDLPPVLLRKPLTEEALVALL
- a CDS encoding Crp/Fnr family transcriptional regulator, whose amino-acid sequence is MAYLERTSETMGHGAVAARSTREAVETPQARTQRHDQHHVIFYEGDAAERIYELQDGIIMLYKLLPDGRRQVVEILTRGMIFGTAGGPRYDVSAETLTPVRLLVHERREVDASAVLQGHVARCLMAQMEGLHEHAMLLGRKSAMERVASYFMRMVPNRGGEGCAGPASDTCDPHNLVLNMTRQEIADYLGLTIETVSRVISELKRRGVIRLERQDRIHVTRVCGLCQLTGIH
- the hemN gene encoding oxygen-independent coproporphyrinogen III oxidase — encoded protein: MTDLDQRYATRSVPRYTSYPTAPHFHAGVTGATYGNWLAGLPADEPLSLYLHVPYCRVICNYCGCHTKAARRDEPLLDYTDALLAEIDLVAARLPDRMQAVHIHWGGGTPSLLPRPQFLSVVERLHKHFSFSPAHEHAIELDPRTVTPDLAETLREAGITRASLGVQDFDPVVQKAIGRVQPYEQVAQAVERLRAVGIDALNFDLMYGLPFQTLETITETIRLTQALAPGRIALFGYAHVPWMKKHQRLIDESRLPNAAERIAMADHAREKLLDAGYRAIGLDHFAMPDDDMALALDAGRLRRNFQGYTTDTADTLIGFGASSIGKLPQGYVQNMPDTGGWSRAISDGLLPVARGIALDADDRARAEIIEQLMTEHAADVGAIAAAHGLPLAHFSASIADLAEMIGDGLVTMDGSRIEVTPRGAPYARIAAAAFDIYLQRGVARHSVAV
- a CDS encoding AbrB family transcriptional regulator, translated to MPSLRQALLTLAIGALGGGVFQLAGLPAAWLAGAMVATAIAVLSGVSCAIPDRLRDMLFVVLGLTMGAGVTPETVERIGEWPVTMLLVLVSVAAVLGATFLFQRKVAGWDRDTAYFAAIPGALSYVMILSLSYPRADTMRVAVAQTLRVFILVSLLPPIIAGSEPEVVAVVPAVPIELLPLALVAAAGLVSGYLFQRAGVPAGWLTGPFFVSAALNASGIVAVHLPEWLTIPALVGLGCIIGCRFTNISLRDMLRLLLVSLGAFAVGMSIAVAISLFASSLLGLPLGQLLLAYAPGGLEAMTLLAYLLDLDPAFVAAHQLARYFGMVLLLPFATRQILGPPKRVV
- a CDS encoding GNAT family N-acetyltransferase — its product is MTLSLPSLPLRTARLILRPFEDRDYDAYAAYHGRSDVYRFLYSFPPEADELRQQFEGAQQPDLSKDGATMTLAVERSQDGCVLGEVLLKVASTAALQGELGYIFDPAHAGAGYATEAAGEVLRAGFENIGFHRIFARIDAQNHGSVKVAERLGLRREAHFRQNDRHDGRWGDEFVYALLAEECPASG
- the ccoN gene encoding cytochrome-c oxidase, cbb3-type subunit I → MAQAQAKYITMEEGFFAVFLVVIAFACLIIAGKTYDQVMAFHTAIGSLAAAAGAFIIFRNYFEDRVPAPQEIDGKPNYNLGPIKFGAWAAVFWGVAGFTVGLIIALQLAYPALNFDLPWTSFGRLRPLHTSAVIFAFGGNVLLATSFYVVQRTSRARMPGTIAPWFVILGYNLFIVIAGTGYLLGATQSKEYAEPEWYADLWLTIVWVAYLLVFLGTLWKRKEPHIYVANWFYLAFIITIAMLHIINNLTVPVSVFGTKSYILWAGVQDAMVQWWYGHNAVGFFLTAGFLAIMYYFVPKRAERPVYSYRLSIVHFWALIFLYIWAGPHHLHYTALPQWASTLGATFSIILWMPSWGGMINGLMTLSGAWDKLRTDPVLRMMVVSIAFYGMSTFEGPLMSLRSVNSLSHYTDWTIGHVHSGALGWVGYISFGALYCLIPWLWNKKQVYSLKLVNWHFWISTIGIVLYICAMWVSGIMQGLMWRAYDAMGFLEYSFIETVEAMHPFYVIRALGGALFVAGSLIMAYNLWMTVRHGEAEEAEALPAGAMAPAE
- the ccoO gene encoding cytochrome-c oxidase, cbb3-type subunit II; this translates as MSLWNKHEIFEKHSLILVIGILIVVSIGGLVEIAPLFYLKSTIEKVEGMRPYTPLELAGRNIYIREGCYLCHSQMVRPMRDELERYGHFSLAAESMYDHPFQWGSKRTGPDLARVGGKYSDEWHRDHLADPRSVVPESIMPGYPFLLEAKVETRGIADHLKANRAVGVPYDETQVSEAAADMIAQASPDSAAVDGFLERYPNAIVRDFDGDPSKVTEMDALVAYLQMLGTLVDFSIYDNKANLR
- a CDS encoding cbb3-type cytochrome c oxidase subunit 3, with translation MNESYEAAASFAQTWGLVYFVVLFAGVVAYALWPRNAKRFDDAAQIPLRED
- the ccoP gene encoding cytochrome-c oxidase, cbb3-type subunit III produces the protein MADGYKKEVDHISGVETTGHEWDGLKELNNPLPKWWLYIFYATIVWSIGYWVVYPSWPLVSSYTAGVLGDSQRANALAAYEAGMAERAQIGETLVNASLEEIESTQSLLEFAMANGRAAFGDNCAACHGTGALGATGYPNLQDDNWIWGGSLEEIHQTLQYGIRSGHDETRMGDMPSFGADGMLDKEQITQVANFVGSRAGLEPEAGVDLAAGEQVYVENCAACHGDDLKGMKEVGAPNLTANNYLYGKSVDAIRAQVTNARNSVMPAWAPRLDPATVKSLAVYVHALGGGN